Proteins encoded in a region of the Paucibacter sediminis genome:
- the flgC gene encoding flagellar basal body rod protein FlgC encodes MSFKQISQIAGSAMSAQTVRMNTIASNLANAQSASGNEADTYRARKPVFAALAASGQGEQQLAGSRVQVLDVVESSEALRKVYEPGHPLANAEGMVFYPNVNSVAEMTDMLSASRAFESNVEVLGRVKSMQQSLLRLGEG; translated from the coding sequence ATGTCATTCAAACAGATCAGCCAGATCGCCGGCTCGGCCATGTCGGCCCAGACCGTGCGCATGAACACCATCGCCAGCAATCTGGCCAACGCGCAATCGGCCAGCGGCAACGAGGCCGACACCTACCGCGCCCGCAAGCCGGTGTTTGCCGCGCTCGCCGCCAGCGGCCAGGGCGAGCAGCAGCTGGCCGGCAGCCGCGTGCAGGTGCTGGACGTGGTGGAAAGCAGCGAGGCGCTGCGCAAGGTCTACGAGCCCGGCCATCCGCTCGCCAACGCGGAGGGCATGGTGTTCTATCCCAACGTCAACTCGGTGGCCGAGATGACCGACATGCTTTCGGCCTCGCGCGCCTTCGAGAGCAATGTCGAGGTGCTGGGCCGCGTCAAGTCCATGCAGCAGTCGCTGCTGCGCCTGGGGGAGGGCTGA
- the flgB gene encoding flagellar basal body rod protein FlgB, whose product MSIDFSKAVGIHPDALRLRAERTKILASNIANESTPGYQARDLDFAASLRQAQQDGGDGLALDSGADALKYRVPFHPAQDGNSVELGVEQAAFAQNASDFQTSLTFLNLQLKGLAKAIAGQ is encoded by the coding sequence ATGAGCATTGATTTCAGCAAGGCGGTCGGTATCCACCCCGACGCGCTCCGACTGCGAGCCGAGAGAACCAAGATTCTGGCCTCCAACATCGCCAACGAAAGCACGCCCGGCTACCAGGCGCGCGATCTCGATTTTGCCGCCTCGCTGCGCCAGGCCCAGCAGGACGGCGGGGATGGACTGGCGCTGGACAGCGGCGCCGATGCACTCAAGTATCGCGTGCCCTTCCATCCGGCACAGGACGGCAACAGCGTCGAGCTGGGCGTGGAGCAGGCGGCGTTCGCACAGAACGCCTCCGACTTCCAGACCAGCCTGACTTTCCTGAACCTGCAACTGAAGGGGCTGGCCAAGGCAATCGCCGGCCAGTGA
- the flgA gene encoding flagellar basal body P-ring formation chaperone FlgA — MRFLCSFVIGFMPLLAGAAQAQQSLDTQALAFARQSLLAQAQREGLQAPELQLRVATPPRAKSVPGCAAGWQLQLLDTRFLSRLRLAARCPGDEQAAQELVLRAELSAEVLVAAAALPSGRPLAEADLRLERRALTQLGEALSDPAAALGLSPRAGLRAGQALLRSQLAEPLLIKRGEALRIVARNGGIEVHASGEALEAGHRNETVRVRNTSTGRVIAARVLGPGLVEPAELSPQP; from the coding sequence ATGCGCTTCCTTTGCTCCTTCGTGATAGGTTTCATGCCGCTGCTGGCCGGCGCGGCGCAGGCACAGCAAAGCCTGGACACGCAGGCCCTGGCGTTTGCGCGCCAGAGCCTGCTGGCGCAGGCGCAGCGCGAGGGCCTGCAGGCCCCCGAGCTGCAGCTGCGCGTGGCGACCCCGCCCAGGGCCAAGAGCGTGCCCGGCTGCGCGGCCGGCTGGCAGCTGCAGCTGCTGGACACGCGCTTCCTCAGCCGCCTGCGCCTGGCGGCACGCTGCCCCGGCGACGAGCAGGCCGCACAGGAGCTGGTGCTGCGCGCCGAGCTCAGCGCCGAGGTGCTGGTGGCCGCCGCCGCCCTGCCCTCCGGCCGGCCGCTGGCCGAGGCCGATCTGCGCCTGGAGCGGCGCGCGTTGACGCAGCTGGGCGAGGCGCTCTCCGATCCGGCCGCGGCCCTGGGCTTGAGCCCGCGCGCCGGCCTGCGCGCCGGCCAGGCGCTGCTGCGCAGCCAGCTGGCCGAGCCCCTGCTGATCAAGCGCGGCGAGGCGCTGCGCATCGTCGCGCGCAACGGCGGCATCGAGGTGCATGCCAGCGGCGAGGCGCTGGAGGCGGGCCACCGCAACGAAACCGTGCGGGTGCGCAACACCAGCACCGGCCGCGTCATCGCCGCCCGCGTGCTCGGCCCCGGCCTGGTGGAACCGGCCGAACTCTCGCCCCAGCCCTGA